aattgttttttcttttggatttaaAAGGTAAACTTCTGCTTTATTTGCAGTAACTACTTCAAACGACCAATGGGGCCACTCGAGGCATAGgaaaaaattcaacaacaaaaaaaaaattgaatatgctgtctttttattttttatataaaaaaattttcaattgcaaatcaaaagtttatatatatatatatatatatatatatatatatatatatatatatatatattaagaattatttacataaataaatgaaaaatattatttacgatactacaaaaaaaacagatatagatcaagatatttaattcaGTAATAGGGGCTATTTACAtggttaataaatttatttattaaaattagtttttcattcaacaaaatgattaaaaaaatagacacaagataaaattaattaaatgaaataaaaaggaaaaatattattcgAGGCTacacatatttaaaaattattataaaaaaaatatcaataaaaatgcAAACTCAGGAGAGATGAAAAAAAGATTAGGCTCTGCTAGTGCATTTGACCAGATTAAACTAGTATGGTGTCCGGAAAACCAATCTTCTTGGTTGATATTTTTGTACTAATCAGCAAATTACCTTCTACTTTTCCATGGGCCTATCGGACTCATCAGCAAATTCAAGAGCTGAAAAAAGTAAGTCTATgtgcttttaatatttttctttggtttaaaatttttatgtacAGCATTTCACCATCGTCTCATGTTTTCTGGCTTCCTTTTTGGGTCACTTCTGCGTTTTCTATTCCTTAGTTAGAACATGGTTTTGAAATCCAGCCTAACCCAACGAGTCAACCCTGAACCTAGCCAACTCATGGCTGAATTCAGgtcgaattgaaaaaaaaaacagaaaaaaaaatttgaacatgctgtctttttattttttatataaaaaatttcaattgcaaatcaaaagtttatatatatatatatatatatatatatatatatatatatatatatatatatatcaagaattatgtatgtaaaataaatgaaaaatattattaacaatactacaaaaaaaatagatatagatcaagatatttaatccaGTAATACAagttatttatgtatttaataaatttatttattaaaattagttttttattcaacaaaataattaaaaaaatagacacaagataaaattaattgaataaaataaaaaaaaatattatatgaggctgcacatattataaatattatccaaaaataaatgttttttatttttaaaaataaaattaatctatataaaatataaacaaataatagatgaattagaataatcttttcaaaaactaaatatatataaattaatttaaaaaacaattactatttaaaaaaactaaataagtaaaataaaaaatcataaggaaaggacaaataaataaatttaaaaatatatttttttatcaataaaaaatgtaaaatcagGGGGGGGAATCAGGCTTTGCTGAGCATAGCAAGCCGAGCCCATACATGTGAGTccttatttaacaaaaaaaataagccaGACAAATACATCAAATGTATTTGACCAGATTAGAATAGAATGGCGTCCGGAAAATCAATCCTTATGGTTTTTTAACTTCGAAACCAAAATGTTTTAGTCGGTTGAAGTTGCtgttactattttaaaaaaagctaaataagtaaaatataaaaaacaagatcataaggaaatggaaaaaaaatttaaaaattattaaaaaaacattttttaatcaataaaaatgcaaaatcaggagagatgaaaaaaataaataaatcaggcTCTGCTAGTGCATTTGACCAGATTAAACTAGTATGGTGTCCGgaaaatcaatcttttttttataaaggagaaaaaaatagattttaatcttttatatttatattttttatccttgggtgcatatagaaagaaaattgtttttccaaatcacattattattattatttttattggtcattcaaataatattgtaaaaaaaaattccggCATCTTGGTACTCTCTTTTttgtacttaaaaaaatataattcgaCCAAACGACTTGGGTTATAGCACCGATCAAGTTGAATAAGTTGATTTTACTTTAATtagacaataaaaataacaggCAATGATagtaaataaacaattttaaaaaaaataaacaaagaaatcacgataatttttttttaaaaaactgacagtataaaaatggataaaaaaaaaggacacaaaAATTCAAGTCAAGTAAGGTAATAGACATGTAACCTAGGTAATAAAAGATAAGTCAGCTTAGGTTAACCCACAAAACTCGTGCCTTGAGTTATAAAATTGtaataacccaatagaaaaaaaaaaaaaaaagactgaaaaaaaaccacaaagtcaatttttaaagaaagggttaaattaaatagaaataaccTTAACAAAAGAGGGGGggatcaaaagaatgaggaccaaataaaaaaaaatacaccataaacttggattgaatcataattttgaaacctaGCCCAGCCCCGCGGATCGACTTGGGACTCGGCTAACTCCAGGCTGGAACCAAAccggatttaaaaaaaaataggggaaGTCACAACCCTAGGTGACCCAATCGATTAACCCGGTAAAACCTAGTCAAAAACCTGATTATAACCCGTTaactattttcttatttttcaccaaaacgatgttattttgatttataaaaaaataaggttaaCGCAATGAGCCAAGCCTTGGACCGGGTCAATTACcaggtcgggtttcaaaaccctagattaaatgatgaaattaaaagtcaagaaaaaaatataaataaaaaaataaataacaaattaaaaaataacaataaatgacaaattaaaattcaatgataaaattaaaaataaataaaaataccattaaTTGTTCTCATTGGAGAAAAATGTGTTTGCGAGATTTTGTAATAATTAATATGTCATAGTTTGCAATTTCATAGGATGTATAGAAAGTGAAAGTCTCCTCACGCAAATGAAGAAGATGTCATCGGCAGTAGCTGGCGTAAAGCAGAGGAGAATAGCAATCTACTCGTTGAACAAATAAATACATCtagaattaacaaaaaaaaaaaaaaaacccaggtcTCGATAGCCAATTTGTTTTGATTCACTTTGTATTCATGGATGAAAAACCACTTTGTATTCATGGATGAAAAACCGGAGAAACATcctacaaaaaaacaaaattgcgaATTCCAAAACTATTCAATTTCAAGTCTGTGAAACATCAAGCACAAAGATATTTCATCCTCTTTGTTATCATTTTGTACTCCTCCATGCTTGGTCCTGCTTGTTTTTCGTGTATAAAAGAGCATCAAGGGAGACATACATGGTATACAGGATACAAAACTAGGCATGCAAAGTTAGTACATTCACCAGCAGCTATGTCCGGTAAAAAAACAATCTGCCTGGTATCATTCAGTAGAAAAGATTTGTGGATGATTTGATTTTCACAACACAAACTATTCAAATGATGATCATTTTGCATAGATCTACATAATGCATGGACAGTTCAAATATATGGTAGAGCCTAGTGATGGATAACAACAAAATCCTAGAGCAAGTGTTACTGAGTTGTTTGCAGTTTGAAACCAGAAATGACATAAAAAGCAATTAAGAGTAATCGAAAGGATGAATCATCAACAACTTTTCTTTCGCAACAAGGAACCATCAAAAACTTTCTTGCTGCAAATCAGTGTGCCAATTTCAGGTGGTGTGCAAACATCTCTAACTAGCTCCAAACTCAGATATATCTTTGCACTTTTATGTAGGCTTAAATTGTGACAAATCGTCTCAAGCTAGCCAGTTTGTTTTGATTCACTTTGTATTCACGGATGAAAAACCAAAAGTAAATTCAAGTCAATACCATTTATCGTATTTTCAAGTAACAAATATggagtaaaaaaataaggaaaacagatagttgataaaaaaaaaaaactaataagtaAATTTCGAAAGACATCAATAGCAACATTGTTACCCATATCAGTCACACAGATCaagcaaaatccaaaaaacaattaagagtTCCACTTCCACCCAAAGCAACAGGTGGCTTCCTATTTTTGCTTAATAATTTGCTTTCACTTGATTGTTAACAAACACTTGTCGGGTTTGAGTTCTAAAGTAATTTTCTTACCCAATGCTCGAGAGGGAAAAGCAGTCATGGTTCAGACTTGAGAAGCTCTTCAACAGAATTTCTATACTTGCCAATTAGCTCCCTGATATTgagatataaattaatttcatgtatCAAGCAAGTCAAGaacaaaagcaaagaaataCTCTTTAGAGAATATTTACCTCCTTTGATTTAGCAATTGTTCACTTTCCTCCAGCTTTCGCTTTTGTCCCTCAACTGTCtgcacaaaatataaaaaagatcacaaaatcaaaacacTGGAACTTTGACAAACCATTAGGCTTAATATAAACATCCTAAAATGACTGGTTTTGTATTGCACTTTCATGGGATTTTGGTAATATATATACATCATGAATCAGGCCAATGATAATGTGAGCTGATGCACTAAGGTTTCTATATTTCTTCTATCATCTCAACTCTAAATCATTGCATTTGTTCCACATTCTACAGACCGATGCACCAAGGTTTCTATATTTCTTCTATCATCTCAACTCTAAATCATTGCATTTGTTCCACATTCTAAAGACCGATGCACCAAGGTTTCTATATTTCTTCTATCATCTCAACTCTAAATCATTGCATTTGTTCCACATTCTAAAGACAATCAAACGCGACATAAACAATTAGATACAACAGTATCTccacaattaaaacaaaacagtaTAAGAATGTGACTGTTATATATAACCATCAAAACTCTAgagaaaataaaccaaaaaaaaagataaatgctTTAGAATAGATAATTACCATGGCTTTAGCattaattgagcttgaaatgGAATTCAACAGCTGCTGACACTTGTCAAAGTGAGTGTTCAATTCATTGACCTTTccaattaaacaaaaagaacCCATTTTAGATCGAACTTATAATCTCTTTTCTCAATTCTAAAacacaataaacaaaaagaaaattcccatattaataattcttcttctttttttaaaaagaaaagaaacaaaccaACCAAAGCATCAGAATGCTGATCCCGAGTTCCATTCTCAATAGCATCAGCTAAGTTCTCCGCCAActgcaaacaaacaaacaaacaaacaatcaaaacaaaaccctTAATTTTGTATAGCACAATATATGTGTGTATGCATAGATTAATAGGGTTGAGATGGTAACATGTAAGAGATGAAAGTGTGAGGCCAATGATTGGTGGTGATGGTTCTGTTGCTGCACTTGcggttgttgctgttgttgaatAAAACGTTGTTGCTGGGGCTGTTGTTGCTGatattgctgctgctgttgaaattgttgttgctgttggttaaactgctgctgctgctgctgaaacTGAGTAAATTGTGGTTGTTGCTGCTGTGGAGAGAGGTAAAACTGGTCTTGATTTGAGTGTGCGGGCGAGCCACTGTGTGTCGGAACGCTTGGGATCACTGTCCAGTTCCCTCCTCCACTGAATGATTGATCCATtgctccctccctccctccctctctctctctaaaacgcTGAACCCTTCTTAATTCTACTTTCCTTTAAAGAAGAGGAGGCAGCCAAGCTCAGGAAATTACTCGTCGATTCGTATTGGTGGAACGTCAACTCCCCATAAACGACACGTAGTTTCTTCATAGGCGGGGGTAACTCCATCTAGAGATGACAATTAATAtcatcatttaatatacattcaaaataccttaaaaatacatagtttttttattaaataacaaataacatcTTTATATtcaaaacttcaatatttaatttttaattaatataataattataattataaaaaaaattaaaagagatatAATTTTACTGTAACGCATTCATTATGCATATGTTCATGATTTATTgtgaattttaataaataaaattttcattttgattattattatttttttcaattgcatccttacATGTGTAGTTTGTGATATTTTATGAGttagtttcttctttttatattttctttagaaT
This region of Populus alba chromosome 3, ASM523922v2, whole genome shotgun sequence genomic DNA includes:
- the LOC118031007 gene encoding mediator of RNA polymerase II transcription subunit 9 translates to MDQSFSGGGNWTVIPSVPTHSGSPAHSNQDQFYLSPQQQQPQFTQFQQQQQQFNQQQQQFQQQQQYQQQQPQQQRFIQQQQQPQVQQQNHHHQSLASHFHLLHLAENLADAIENGTRDQHSDALVNELNTHFDKCQQLLNSISSSINAKAMTVEGQKRKLEESEQLLNQRRELIGKYRNSVEELLKSEP